Proteins encoded within one genomic window of Carboxydocella sporoproducens DSM 16521:
- a CDS encoding DUF47 domain-containing protein has protein sequence MLNLKPSKPIYFELFSKNGQAISQAARILKETVNDMSKLETNMATLKRIESEGDEITRQLLDELNSALITPFDREDVFRLAQFLDDILDYIYGTADRMILYRATEPTQCVKELAEVLADVCARVEKAVCLLNKVSANQEEIVKLCREINSLESRGDAIFRAGIQSLFDTAKDPMDFIRWKEIYEHMEHLLDLCEDVGDVLKGVVLKYA, from the coding sequence ATGCTTAATTTAAAGCCCAGTAAACCCATTTATTTTGAACTGTTCTCCAAAAACGGCCAGGCTATTTCCCAGGCCGCCCGGATCCTGAAGGAAACAGTCAATGACATGAGCAAACTGGAAACCAATATGGCTACCCTGAAAAGAATTGAAAGCGAAGGAGACGAAATTACCCGTCAATTGCTGGATGAATTAAACTCCGCGTTAATCACCCCTTTTGATCGAGAAGATGTTTTCCGACTGGCCCAGTTCCTGGATGATATCCTGGATTACATCTATGGCACTGCCGACCGTATGATCCTTTACCGGGCCACTGAGCCCACTCAGTGCGTGAAAGAACTGGCAGAGGTATTAGCTGATGTCTGCGCCCGGGTAGAAAAAGCTGTCTGCCTGCTCAATAAAGTATCCGCCAATCAAGAGGAAATCGTCAAGCTCTGCCGGGAAATCAACAGCCTGGAAAGCCGTGGAGATGCAATTTTCCGTGCCGGTATCCAGAGTCTTTTCGATACCGCTAAAGATCCTATGGATTTTATCCGCTGGAAAGAAATTTATGAGCACATGGAACATCTGCTGGACCTCTGTGAAGATGTAGGCGATGTGCTTAAAGGAGTAGTGCTGAAGTATGCTTAG
- a CDS encoding inorganic phosphate transporter, with amino-acid sequence MLSITALLIIVIVLALAFDFINGFHDTANAIATSVSTRALKPQTAVMLAAVLNFAGAMAGTAVAKTIGKGIVETSLVNMHTLTAAMLGAIFWNLLTWYYGFPSSSSHALIGGLVGAAIASGGWQAVIIKGFTEKVLLPLVLSPIIGYLIGFTLMTVFYWIFGWFAPGKVNNVFRRLQILSAMSAAFSHGSNDAQKTMGIIALALFSAQVIPEFTVPIWVKAACALAMGLGTAAGGWRIIKTMGSKIFKMEPIHGFAADVTSSTVIYGASLLGVPVSTTHVVSSSILGVGSAKRFSAVNWQVAINIITAWFLTIPASGLVAYLTYWLIKGV; translated from the coding sequence ATGCTTAGTATAACAGCACTGCTGATAATCGTGATTGTACTAGCACTCGCTTTTGATTTCATCAATGGTTTTCATGATACTGCCAATGCTATCGCTACTTCTGTCTCAACCCGGGCCTTAAAGCCTCAAACTGCTGTAATGCTTGCTGCCGTTCTCAATTTCGCCGGGGCTATGGCTGGTACAGCGGTAGCCAAAACCATCGGTAAAGGGATCGTTGAGACTTCCCTGGTCAACATGCATACTCTAACCGCTGCCATGCTTGGGGCTATTTTCTGGAACCTGCTCACCTGGTATTACGGTTTTCCCAGCAGTTCCTCCCATGCCCTCATCGGCGGCCTGGTAGGTGCTGCCATCGCCTCGGGCGGCTGGCAAGCAGTTATTATTAAAGGCTTTACAGAAAAAGTTCTGTTACCACTGGTATTATCCCCCATTATCGGTTATTTAATCGGCTTTACCTTGATGACCGTTTTTTACTGGATATTCGGCTGGTTCGCTCCTGGCAAAGTCAATAATGTCTTTCGGCGTTTGCAGATTTTGTCCGCTATGTCCGCAGCATTTTCCCATGGTTCCAATGATGCGCAAAAAACGATGGGTATTATCGCCCTCGCCCTCTTTAGTGCCCAGGTCATTCCCGAATTCACCGTACCTATCTGGGTTAAAGCAGCCTGCGCCCTGGCCATGGGGCTGGGCACAGCTGCCGGTGGCTGGCGCATTATCAAAACCATGGGCAGCAAAATCTTCAAGATGGAACCCATTCATGGCTTTGCCGCTGATGTCACTTCCTCTACAGTTATTTACGGTGCCTCCTTACTGGGGGTTCCGGTCAGTACCACCCATGTGGTCTCCTCCTCCATTCTGGGGGTAGGTTCGGCCAAACGCTTTTCTGCTGTGAACTGGCAGGTAGCCATCAATATCATTACCGCCTGGTTTTTAACCATTCCTGCCTCCGGTTTGGTAGCTTATCTGACTTACTGGTTAATCAAAGGAGTATAG
- a CDS encoding Asp23/Gls24 family envelope stress response protein, which translates to MDTSTIVEHQGDLGAVRIVPEVISIIAGLAASDVPGVAGMSGSLMGGIAEIFKKNPSKGVKAEVGEREVAIDIFLVVEYGVRIPDVAGQVQAAVKNAVESMTGMTVVEVNVHVQGVVFPQAETRNEEPQPPRVR; encoded by the coding sequence ATGGATACCAGTACTATAGTGGAGCATCAGGGAGACCTGGGGGCAGTTCGGATTGTTCCGGAAGTGATCAGCATCATCGCCGGCCTGGCAGCCAGTGATGTACCCGGGGTTGCTGGAATGAGCGGCAGTCTGATGGGGGGAATTGCCGAGATCTTCAAGAAAAACCCCAGTAAAGGCGTCAAGGCGGAAGTAGGGGAGCGTGAAGTGGCCATTGATATTTTCCTGGTGGTAGAGTACGGGGTGCGTATTCCCGATGTAGCCGGCCAGGTACAGGCTGCTGTCAAGAATGCAGTGGAAAGCATGACCGGAATGACGGTAGTGGAAGTAAACGTCCATGTTCAAGGTGTTGTTTTCCCGCAGGCTGAAACCCGGAATGAAGAACCCCAGCCTCCTAGAGTGCGCTAG
- the accC gene encoding acetyl-CoA carboxylase biotin carboxylase subunit — MFKKILIANRGEIALRIIRACRELGIATVAVYSEADRDSLHARIADEAYCIGPAPSAKSYLNITNIIAAAEVSGAEAIHPGFGFLSENADFAEICQSCGITFIGPPVDAIRKMGDKAVARETMIKAGVPVVPGTEGVVLSEEEALRVAGEIGYPVMIKAAAGGGGRGMRVAQSERELLKQLQTAQAEAKAAFGNEAVYIEKYVEEPRHIEFQILGDKYGNIVHLGERDCSIQRRNQKLLEEAPSPALTPELRQRMGEAAIRAARAVGYYNAGTIEFLLDKHGDFYFMEMNTRIQVEHPVTELITGIDLIKEQIRIAAGEELGYTQEDIRIHGHAIECRINAEDPARNFLPSPGQITFYHPPAGPWVRLDSAVYQGYVIPPYYDSMVGKLIVWGRDRQEAIARMQRALQEFVIEGIHTTIPFHLRILENAFFQRGEVYTNFIQRRLLNDES, encoded by the coding sequence ATGTTTAAAAAAATCCTGATCGCCAACCGGGGAGAAATTGCGTTGCGCATTATCCGGGCCTGCCGGGAACTGGGGATTGCTACTGTAGCAGTCTATTCCGAGGCAGACCGGGACAGTTTGCATGCCAGAATTGCTGATGAAGCCTATTGTATCGGCCCTGCTCCTTCGGCCAAGAGTTATCTCAATATTACCAACATCATTGCAGCGGCGGAGGTTTCAGGGGCAGAGGCCATCCATCCCGGTTTTGGTTTTCTTTCGGAAAACGCAGATTTCGCTGAAATCTGTCAGAGCTGCGGCATTACCTTTATTGGTCCCCCGGTGGATGCCATCCGGAAAATGGGGGACAAGGCGGTAGCCCGGGAAACTATGATTAAGGCAGGGGTACCAGTGGTGCCCGGGACAGAAGGAGTTGTCCTTTCTGAGGAAGAAGCACTGCGAGTGGCCGGGGAAATCGGCTATCCAGTGATGATCAAGGCTGCAGCCGGTGGCGGCGGCCGGGGTATGCGGGTGGCTCAGAGTGAGCGGGAATTGCTGAAACAGCTGCAGACCGCCCAGGCTGAGGCCAAGGCTGCCTTTGGCAATGAAGCGGTTTACATCGAAAAATATGTGGAAGAACCCCGTCATATCGAATTTCAGATTCTGGGCGACAAGTACGGTAACATAGTTCACCTGGGAGAAAGGGATTGCTCTATCCAGCGCCGTAACCAGAAATTGCTGGAGGAAGCACCTTCCCCGGCCTTGACCCCGGAATTGCGGCAACGCATGGGAGAAGCGGCCATCCGGGCAGCCCGGGCTGTGGGTTACTACAATGCAGGTACCATTGAGTTTTTGCTGGATAAACACGGCGATTTTTATTTTATGGAAATGAATACCCGGATTCAGGTAGAGCATCCGGTAACCGAACTGATTACCGGAATCGATCTGATCAAAGAACAAATTCGGATTGCTGCCGGAGAGGAGCTGGGTTATACTCAAGAGGATATCCGCATCCATGGCCATGCCATTGAATGCCGGATCAATGCCGAGGACCCAGCCCGCAATTTTCTGCCCAGTCCAGGACAGATCACCTTCTACCATCCCCCGGCGGGGCCCTGGGTTCGGCTGGATAGTGCTGTTTATCAGGGCTATGTCATACCCCCCTATTATGACTCCATGGTGGGCAAGCTGATCGTCTGGGGGCGGGACCGGCAGGAAGCCATCGCCCGCATGCAACGGGCTTTACAGGAGTTTGTTATTGAAGGTATTCATACCACCATTCCCTTCCATTTGCGCATTCTGGAAAATGCCTTCTTCCAGAGGGGAGAAGTTTATACTAACTTTATCCAGCGCCGCCTGTTGAATGATGAAAGCTGA
- the accB gene encoding acetyl-CoA carboxylase biotin carboxyl carrier protein, translating into MVKKRVRITDTTLRDGHQSLWATRMRTEEMVPILDKLDKVGYNALEVWGGATFDVCLRYLNEDPWERLRTIKRHVHRTPLQMLLRGQSLVGYQHYPDDIVEEFVKKAVENGIDIIRIFDALNDVRNLAKPIEAAKKAGAHVQAAVVYTISPVHTLEHYLETARQLIGLGTDSICIKDMAGLLAPYRAYELVKALKEELKVTVELHSHYIGGMAVGAYLKAADAGVDIVDTAAVPLAFGASQPPVETVVRAFEGTEFDTGLDIHLLFEIAHYFEELRRKNGYERGVTRITDMKVFEHQVPGGMISNLVSQLEEQRALHRIQEVLAEIPRVREDLGYPPLVTPTSQIVGTQAVLNVLAGERYKLVPGEVKAYVRGYYGRPPAPIKEEIARRILGNEEPIACRPADLLEPRLARCAEEIKDLATSPEDVLSYALFPQVARKFFEFRRQKQAEAAAEAVGRPPKKENQPPVQQEVTGGTAAEEENMLNLKEIKELIKVIQDTDITEVHLESDGVKVAIRKGGTAPVMMAPTPVITQVVTEAAPAPAPAVAAEQPAAAPAPAVSPAPEVCKANTVEIVSPMVGTFYRSPAPDAPPFVEVGSMVTEGQTVCIIEAMKLMNEIEAEVSGKVVAVLVENGQPVEYGQPLFLIEKM; encoded by the coding sequence AGACCCCTGGGAACGCCTGCGCACCATCAAACGGCATGTTCACCGCACCCCCTTGCAGATGTTGTTAAGGGGCCAATCCCTGGTGGGATATCAGCATTATCCTGATGATATCGTTGAAGAGTTCGTAAAAAAAGCGGTGGAGAACGGAATCGATATCATCCGCATTTTCGATGCCTTAAATGATGTGCGCAACCTGGCCAAACCCATTGAAGCGGCGAAAAAAGCAGGAGCTCATGTTCAGGCCGCTGTGGTTTATACCATCAGCCCGGTGCATACCCTGGAACATTATCTGGAAACGGCCCGGCAGCTGATTGGCCTGGGCACTGATTCCATCTGCATCAAGGATATGGCTGGTCTGCTGGCGCCCTACCGGGCATATGAGCTGGTAAAAGCTCTGAAAGAGGAACTGAAGGTGACAGTAGAGTTGCACAGCCATTACATCGGGGGTATGGCGGTAGGGGCATATCTTAAGGCTGCTGATGCCGGTGTCGATATCGTAGATACAGCTGCTGTGCCCCTGGCTTTTGGCGCTTCTCAGCCCCCGGTAGAAACAGTGGTCCGGGCTTTTGAAGGGACGGAGTTTGACACCGGACTGGACATCCACCTGCTGTTCGAGATTGCCCATTATTTTGAAGAATTGCGGCGTAAAAACGGGTACGAGCGGGGCGTGACCAGGATTACTGATATGAAGGTCTTTGAACATCAGGTACCGGGAGGCATGATTTCCAACCTGGTTTCCCAGCTGGAAGAACAACGGGCCCTGCACCGGATCCAGGAGGTTTTGGCCGAAATACCACGGGTGCGGGAGGATCTGGGCTATCCGCCGCTGGTAACTCCCACCAGTCAGATTGTAGGTACCCAGGCGGTATTAAATGTGCTGGCCGGGGAACGCTATAAGCTGGTACCCGGTGAAGTCAAAGCCTATGTCCGCGGCTATTATGGCAGACCGCCGGCTCCTATCAAAGAGGAAATAGCACGCCGGATTCTGGGGAATGAGGAACCAATTGCTTGCCGTCCGGCTGACCTGCTAGAGCCCAGACTGGCCAGGTGTGCGGAAGAAATCAAAGATCTGGCGACCAGTCCTGAAGACGTGCTGTCTTATGCTCTCTTTCCCCAGGTCGCTCGCAAGTTTTTTGAGTTCAGACGGCAAAAACAGGCGGAAGCGGCAGCAGAAGCCGTTGGCCGGCCGCCCAAAAAAGAAAATCAGCCCCCTGTACAGCAAGAGGTTACAGGCGGGACAGCAGCTGAGGAGGAGAATATGCTGAACCTGAAGGAAATCAAGGAATTGATTAAGGTTATACAGGATACCGATATTACCGAAGTCCACCTGGAAAGCGATGGAGTTAAAGTAGCCATTCGCAAGGGAGGAACAGCTCCGGTAATGATGGCTCCTACCCCGGTGATTACCCAGGTGGTAACAGAGGCAGCTCCGGCCCCGGCTCCGGCTGTAGCGGCGGAACAGCCTGCAGCAGCCCCGGCTCCGGCAGTGTCACCTGCTCCTGAGGTCTGCAAGGCCAATACAGTAGAAATCGTATCCCCAATGGTAGGTACTTTCTACCGGTCTCCGGCTCCGGATGCACCACCCTTTGTGGAAGTGGGCAGCATGGTAACTGAAGGTCAGACAGTTTGTATTATCGAAGCCATGAAGCTGATGAATGAGATTGAGGCCGAAGTCAGCGGCAAGGTAGTGGCGGTACTGGTAGAGAACGGACAACCGGTGGAATATGGTCAGCCGCTGTTCCTGATTGAAAAAATGTAA